The following nucleotide sequence is from Campylobacter concisus.
GCTAGCTCTTTTTGTTTTAAGGCGTTAATGATGTCAATAGCTATCCCCTGATGATTTGTAAGTAAATTTGTAAGCTCAATAGCTTCTAAATTTATACCATACCTTAGTCCTACATACTCCCTAAAGCTCATTCCGCTCATCTTATAAACGATCGCTCTTCTACTTAGATCATGAGAGCTTTTTAATACTTCAAGAGCAGATGAGCCGGTAGCTACTATGTTTAACTCTTTAAAATTATCATAGGCAAATTTTAATACGGCCGATATATCTTTACTTTTATGAATTTCATCTAGATATAGATGCTTTCCGCCATTTAATACAAACTCTCTTATAATCGAGGTTATATCGTTTGATATCTCTATGTCATCTAGGCTTAGGTAAAGACTATCTTTGTTTTTACTGGCAAGTTGAGCTAACGTAGTTGTTTTACCTATTCCTCTTTGTCCCAGGATAACGATAAGCCTATGAGATAAATCTTTGGAATCTATAAAATATCTTTTAAATTTATGGTTATTTAACCTTATAAGGTCATTGCTCTTTAAAAAAAGTTGATCTAACATGACTTATTCCTAAATTATGTAATACAATACAATTATATCACAAAAATATGTGTAATAAAATACAGATAAGATTATTTTTTAAGTAAAAGCATATTTTATTGCAAATGACTATATACATTTTTATGGAAGAAAGCAACCTTAATAATAGTGCTATTGTGTTCTTTTTGAAATTTAATTTCCTTAATATTAAAGCATTACTTTTAACACCCAACCTTTTTCTCATTGATAAAAATTTATCTCTTTAACTAGATCCTTTAGAATTTAGGGAGTTGCCAGTTTTTGTAGGTTTTTGAAACCTTCGCGAGCCCATTTGTGAAAGCCTATATGTGAAAAAATATCATCTTATAGTTCATATACTCGCCCAAATATCTCAGCATTTTTGTTCTTTTGTATGAGCTTAAATATAGCAGCTGCACTGGCTATGCCATTTTTAGGTCTACCACACATCGTGCGGTATATCCATCTTACGCAGACAAAGCATTGATTTGTCGAGTCATTTAACAAGTGACCTAGCATATCCTTGCGCTTGCTTCTCTTTGCCGGCCTCAAATGACTCTTTTACATGTTTGATCTTTTTCATCACCACTCCTTTTTTGGATGAATTTTAAAGTAAGAAATGGACAAATTTTATTCCTATTTTGCTGGTATGATCTCACAAAAAAGGACTTTAAAACAAAGATCTTTTTGACGATATTATAGAAATAAAACAAATTTTAAAGGCATAGATAATGGTACTATCTAAATCCCTCTACATCCGCGGCCTTCAGTGCGAAAAGAGCCTTTGGCTAAAAAAGAAAAAGCCTGAAGTTTTGCAAGCTCCGGATGACGGCGCACAGGCCGTGTTTGATACGGGCACTTCAGTCGGCGAGCTAGCCTGTGAGCTTTTTAGTGGCGGAGAGAGGATAGAGTATACCAGCGATTTTAGCTCGCAGATGGCAAAAACAAAAGAGCTTATCGAGCACGGCGCAAAGGTCATATATGAGGCTACGTTTTGCTTTGACGGCATACTTGTGATGGTCGATATCCTTCGTATCGGCAAGGACGAGCTTATCATCAACGAAGTAAAGAGCTCAACCTCGGTAAAAGACGTCTATATCGATGATGCGAGCATTCAGTACTACGTCCTTAGCTCGCTTGGCTACAAGGTGAGTGCCGTAAATATCATCCACATAGATAACAGCTACATAAGAGGCGAGAAGCTCGAGCTTGAGAAGTTTTTTCATATCGAAGACGTAACCGAGCAAGTAAAGCAAAAACAAGCGGACATCCCTCAAATTTTAAGTAAATTTGATGAAATTCTTAGCAAAGATGTTGAACCAGAGATTGATATCGGAGTTCAGTGCGCTGACCCATATCTTTGCGATGCTTGGGAGTACTGCTGGCGCGAGCAGCGAGACATACCAGAGTATAGTATTTTTGATATTAGCGGCTTAAGAAGTAAAAAGAGATTCGAGCTTTATAAAAGTGGCGTGATTAAATTTGAAGACATCAAAGAGCTAGATAAATTTAACGCCTCCCAGCAGATCCAAATCCGCTCCGAACTATCCAAGGAGCAGATCATAGATAAAGAGGCTATTAAAGAATTTCTAGAGACACTTAGCTATCCGCTCTATCATCTCGACTTTGAAACATTTCAGCAAGCGGTGCCTGAGTTTATAGGGCTTAGGCCTTACGAGCAGATACCTTTTCAGTTTTCTATCCATAAAGATGACGGCAAGGGAAATTTAGAGCATTTTGAGTTTTTGGCCGAGGCCGGAACCGATCCTAGATATGAGCTAGCTCTAAATTTGATCAAATTTATCCCGCAGGGCGCCTGTATGCTGGCTTATAACATGAGTTTTGAAAAAGGAGTGATAAGACGCCTAGCCAAAATTTATCCGCAAATCTCAAACGAGCTTATGGCTATTTATGACAATATAAAAGACCTCATGGCGCCGTTTGCTAGCAAAAGCTACTACCACCCAAAAATGCAAGGTAGCTACTCGATAAAGTACGTCTTGCCGGCACTTGTGCCTGAGTTTGAGTCGGCATACAAGGATCTAAATTTGATCCATCACGGCGGCGAAGCGATGCAGGCTTATGAAGCTATGGCGCATATGTCAGTAAATGAGCGAGATGCCTATAAAAAGGCACTTTTAGCATACTGTAAGCTAGATACTCTAGCGATGGTTAAGGTTTTAGAAAAACTAAGAAAGATCGTACACTAAGACAAAAAATGCCCAGTTTATTAGATATAATGTTTTAAAAATAAAAGGAAAAAAGTATGAATATAGAAAAACTTGAATCTATGTTAAAACAAATCAAATTTCTAAGCGACAAGTTAGAAGCTAAAAAGTTGCGTGGCAATAACGACTATAACTTATTTTTGGCACTTCTAGATATAAACGATGAGGTTCGGTTACATTCTCGATTTATATATTCGCTTTTAGATACAAGTTCTCCACACTACCAAAAAGAGCTATTTTTAGAGCTTTTTATAAAAGCGTGTGGACTAGATGATTTCGGACTAAATTTACAAACCGCAAAAGTCTATAAAGAGTACGAAAATATAGATATCTATATAACCGACGGCACGAAGCATATTATCTTAGAAAATAAAATAAATGCCGGCGATCAAGAGGCTCAGATAAAAAGATATATAAAAACCGTCCAAAAAGAAAACGACGGCGAGGCTGAAATTTATGTGCTATTTTTATCGCCGCAAGGGCGCGCGCCTAGCGACTATAGTCTGGATGGATTAAAAATCAAAGACAGTAAAATTATAGATGAAAATAGCAACGAAGTGGCTAAATTTAAGGCTGTATCTTATAACAAAGAGATAATGAAATGGCTTGGCTCGTGTCTTGATGAGGCCGGGAATTTGGCAAATTTAGCCGCCGTGATATCGCAATACAAAAACGTCATTGAAAAAATTTATGGAACCTATAAAGGAGTAGAGATGGATACTGAGGAAATAAGTAAGATAATACTAGAGAACTATGATATAGTCGATGAAATAAGAAATAAATACTTTGATATAGCCAATGCAAAGAGACTTAATGAATTTATGTCAAACGTAAAGACTGAGCTTGAAAAAAGATTATCACAAGAATGGTGCGTAGAAATAGAAGAGGCTGATACTAGAAGGTATTTTGAACCTATAAGTTTTTATAAATATAGTTGGGGCAATGACCATATACTAACTTTTACTCTAGAATTTGACAATAGAAACTTTCTAAATCCATATATTGGCCTTGCTTATGATATGGATAAAATAAATAAGGCATACGTTGATAGTATACAAGTTAAAATTTCTAGCGAATGGAATATAGGTGCGAGATTTGCCAGATGGAAATGGCTAAAAAAAGATCAGTTCCTAAGAGAGATAATTATCAATAAGTACAGCGAAACCGAGCTGGTAGATGAGCTAATAAAAATGAAAGACGAGCTAGAGCCATTGGCTGATGAAATCATTAAGTTGGCTATGGTATAAGTCAAACAGTTATTTTTGGATAGATGGGTCGCCTCAATCGCTAATGCCAATTTAAAGAGTTGGCGATTGGTTGACCGACCTTAACTGTATCTATTTCTAAACTATGGCAAAAGCTGTTATATAGATACTTATAGACAAATTCTGTCCATATTTTTATTTATAATAAAAATATAGGAGCAAAAATGAGCGAGCAAGAACTTTGGCAAGAGTATGATGAGCTTTCTTTTTTGGTACAGGCTAAATCAAGCTATGATTACGTAAATAACGCAAATTTTACTAAATATAGCAACACGGAGATGTCAAAAGATTTCTACAGGCAAGCCGTTAAGGCACTAAATAACCCTCATGATGTCGTTACTGAGGCTAAATTTATACTGCAAAATCTAAAAAATGACTTTGGCTGTAACGGCGAATTTATAAAAGAGATATGCTCTCAAATCTTAAATACAGAAATGACGCCATATGAGTATCAAGAGGTGGCTAAAATGATAGAAAACTATAGCTCTATCTCTTGATAAAATGGCTCTTTTGTGCCACTACTTGCTGAGTTGTAAATTTTAACTCCGTTTAAAACGTCCATGTTAGATTTTGGCTCATGAATATGTCCACAAAGGATGATCTTTGCTTTTAAAAGATTATTTTTAATAAGCCTTGCAAGCTCTATATCTCCGTGATCCTTGTCGTTTTTGCTGATGCTCGTATTTGTATTTGCTGGCGGAACGTGGGTCAGTAAGATATCACACTCTGCAAATTTAAGCAGATCATCACATAAGTAAGGCACGCAGCCAAATTTAACACCATTGATAGTTTTTATGGTGTCATCAGAGTATATGGTACTTATGGAATTTAACCAAGATGCTGGCGTATCGTGATTTCCAGAACATACAAACACTGGCTTTTTAAAGTTTTTTAGCCACAAAGTAGTTTGCTCTTTTTCTTGCGCACTTTCTTTGTATAAAAAATCACCGCTAAAACAAAAAATGTCAAATTTGTCTTGAAAGGCTAAAATATAGTCAAAATAGCCAGCACCAAAGTGCAGATCGCTAGCGTGAAAAAGTTTTAGATTATTCATTTATACCGGTTGCCAATATTCTAAATCTAACTGTATCCATATCTAGATTGTTGTCTGTGCTAGTCATAAATATAAAATCTAGCTCAAGCTCAAAAAGTTTACTAGTAATTTCTTCAATGCTGGCAAATGATAAGTTCTCATTCATCTCAACATGCATAAATATTGCATTAGCTTTTGAAATCACGCTTTTTAATCTTTGATTTATTACATTACTAAGTTTAGATATTTTAAAAGTCCCAACAAAGCCATCTATCTTACCATCATAAGACATTATTTTCATTATATCGTGAAAGTCTATAATAACGCCCACCGTTGCTCCTTTAAAAATTTTAGATATTTTAGCCTAGAATTTGGACGTATCTTGTCTTGTTAAATATCTATTTCCTTAAAATAACTTCCTACTTCATCTCTTATTTTATTAGCTAGCTCTTTTGGCTCAAGCACCTTGATAAATGGCAGGTAGTAGTATATGAGCGGTTTTATCTCCATTATGTGGGTAAATTCTATCTCGATCTCGACTGAGCCGTCGCTATCTTGACCAGTTATGCGCTGCTTTGCGTGTGGCTTTCGCTCGAAGTATTTTGCCACTTCTGGCGCTAGCAGTAGCCTTGCTGTTTTTGGCGCTTCTAAATTTGCCCATGCCGAGTTCATCGCCTTTACGCGCTCATCTAGCTCGCTACTTAGTTCAAATTTATCCCCACTTTGCTTTATATCTTTTATGCTCTTTAGGTGAAATTTCTTAAATTTATTGCCCTTTTTGCTATCAAGTAATAGCAGATACCAAAATCCCTCAAAAAGTGCCAGCTTTAGAGGCTTTACAAGAAACTCAAAGCTATTATAAGTGCATGTTATCTCCGCTTTTTCTCTTATAGCATCCTCAAGCGTTTGAAAATTTACAAGATCATCCTCGCTTAGCTTTTCGTTGTTTATGTTTGTAAGTATCGGGTGGTTTAGCTGCTGAGAAATTTGCTCTAAAAGCACGTGAGCCTTGCTGTAAAAATTTGAGCCCATGTTTTTTGCCACGTTATCAAGAATGTTTAACACAACTCTATCATCGCCGTCTAGCCCGTCGTTCGCATCCTCATCGTTTAGGCTCCAGTAATGCCCCTTTTTGACGGCGCCATACTCTCTTAGAGTGTCGTAAAGGTCGCGCTGGATGGTCTTTGAGGTCACTCCAAGCATAGCTTTTAGCTCTTTTATCGTGTGCGGTCTCTCTCTTAGCTTTAAGGCTATTAAATTTATGCGCTCAAATTTGCTGTTTTCTTGTTTTGTTATGATGGGTTTCATTGGGTCTCCTAGTTTGGGGATTATATCCAAATTAGGACTAGAAGATGTCTTTTCTAGCATAATATCTGCCTAAGACCATCTAGTGCGCCACATTTTAGATTTATGCCGATATACTCTGAGATGTAGTTATCTCGTGGGTTTATACGGATAAGCGTTGCTTTTTTTGAGCGTTTGACAAATTTCTCACCAAAATTTCTGATAGTCGGTACCGCAAGCCCAGCTCCTAGCTCTATGATCACAAAGCGGCTATCTTTGTTTTGCTCTAGCCATGCTTCATATCTTTTGTGCTGTGCCAAGGTTCTTTTTGAGTTAAACTCATGATCGTAAAACATCATGATATTTGGGCGGCTCACGCAGCCACACTCAGGGCAAACTGGCATCTTTGTAGCGATAAATTTAGCCTCATCTACCTCTACGCTACTCTCACACATACTCCATATCATCCCATCGTCGTTGTGGATGCACTGGGCGTGATGGATCGAGCCATGAACTTCGTAAATTTTATCCTTGTTAAAGCCAGCCTTGGCAAAGTGTCCATCGACGTTTGAGGTATAGACAAAGTAGTTTTCGTTTTTGCTTTTTACAAGATCTAAAAGCAGCCTAAAGCCCTCGTGAGGCTCTGTATTTTTGTATAAATTTAGCCTATGTCCGTAAAATGCCCAAGCTAGCCTTGGATCATCAAAAAACCACTGCGGATTTGCCATATCTTCAAAGCTTAAATTTTTATCCCTTAAAAGTGGATAGGCTTTCCAAAAACCTAGATCTCCTCTAAAATCAGGCAATCCACTATCCACACCCATGCCAGCACCTGCTGTGATGATGACCGCATCGGCCTCTGCGATGATCTTTTTGATCTTATCTATCTTCTCTTGCATTTTGATCCTTTTAAAGAAATTTTGGTAATTGTAATGAGCTGATCAGACATTTTTGTGTCCGTTGTTTTTAATATATTTACTTTATAAAAAGTGATATAATCGATTATTTTTTTAAAAGGAGACGCAATGAAGGCAAATGAAGGTAATTTTGGATTTATGGAACAAGAAAATAACATAGAAATTCCATTTTTCCAGCGTCCTTATGTTTGGAGCAAGCCACAGTGGGAACAGCTTTTTGAAGATCTTTTTTATAGCTTCAAAGAAAGAAGACCTCACTTTTTAGGTTCAATCATACTGAAGCAATTATCAAGCTCTATGGGAGATGGAAGTCGTAGAAGCTTGATAGATGGACAGCAAAGACTAACTACTTTTTCTATATTAGTTAAATCCATATATGATATGCTGGATGAAGTTAGAATGAATGATTATGCAGGATACTTATATGCAAAGCCAAGAAGTGAAAAAAATCCAAAAATTAAGCACTCACATATAAATAGAGCTTCTTTTGAGTCTATTATAAAAGCAAAAAACTATTTGGAATTTTATGAAGCAAAAAATGAAGACAAACTGATTTCATGCTATAAATATTTTTCTGAAAGATTAAAAAATAGTAATTTAGAAAGCAGTGATATTGTTCGTTTCTTGGACTATATATTAGAGATGAAGTTATGGGTTGTTATAAATTTAGATGAAAATGAAGACGAACAAAAAATATTTGACTCTATAAACTCAGCAGGTTTAGTTTTATCGTCAATGGATATTATCAAAAACGCAATATTTGATAGACTTATAAAGTCTAGCAATATGAGCGAAGAAAAAGCAAAGGAAATATACGATAAGTTCTGGAAAAGTATATTTGAAGGTTCAAATGAACGTTTAAAATTTTGGGAAGAAAAAGCTTCAAGAAGATATAGAAGTGAGATTTTACTTTATGCTTATGCTCTCATAAAAGGCTTTTTTAATATAGAAAAGCATACACAAGATGGACTTAGTATGCTATATAAAGAGTATATAAAAGATAAAAGCCAAGACGAGGTTTTGGATATTATAAAAGAGATAAATTGGTATGCAAATCTTTTTTATGAACTTCCTTGGGCAGATAAGGGCGAAACCTTTAAATTTAGCGATAATGAAAAAAGATTGCTTCATATAATGAGTATATCGGAATATAATATTTTTATACCTCTCGTGTTAAAGCTACGTAGTTTAGAGCTTGATAAAAACGAGTTAGATGGGTGTTATGCTATGCTTGAAAATTTTATAATCAGACACTGGATGTGCGGGAAAGTAACAAATAGTATAAATAAAGTTATTGGTAGGAATATTAAAAATATTAAAGGTAAAGTTGATATGCAAAAATTTATCGCTA
It contains:
- a CDS encoding DUF2779 domain-containing protein, which encodes MVLSKSLYIRGLQCEKSLWLKKKKPEVLQAPDDGAQAVFDTGTSVGELACELFSGGERIEYTSDFSSQMAKTKELIEHGAKVIYEATFCFDGILVMVDILRIGKDELIINEVKSSTSVKDVYIDDASIQYYVLSSLGYKVSAVNIIHIDNSYIRGEKLELEKFFHIEDVTEQVKQKQADIPQILSKFDEILSKDVEPEIDIGVQCADPYLCDAWEYCWREQRDIPEYSIFDISGLRSKKRFELYKSGVIKFEDIKELDKFNASQQIQIRSELSKEQIIDKEAIKEFLETLSYPLYHLDFETFQQAVPEFIGLRPYEQIPFQFSIHKDDGKGNLEHFEFLAEAGTDPRYELALNLIKFIPQGACMLAYNMSFEKGVIRRLAKIYPQISNELMAIYDNIKDLMAPFASKSYYHPKMQGSYSIKYVLPALVPEFESAYKDLNLIHHGGEAMQAYEAMAHMSVNERDAYKKALLAYCKLDTLAMVKVLEKLRKIVH
- a CDS encoding PDDEXK-like family protein codes for the protein MNIEKLESMLKQIKFLSDKLEAKKLRGNNDYNLFLALLDINDEVRLHSRFIYSLLDTSSPHYQKELFLELFIKACGLDDFGLNLQTAKVYKEYENIDIYITDGTKHIILENKINAGDQEAQIKRYIKTVQKENDGEAEIYVLFLSPQGRAPSDYSLDGLKIKDSKIIDENSNEVAKFKAVSYNKEIMKWLGSCLDEAGNLANLAAVISQYKNVIEKIYGTYKGVEMDTEEISKIILENYDIVDEIRNKYFDIANAKRLNEFMSNVKTELEKRLSQEWCVEIEEADTRRYFEPISFYKYSWGNDHILTFTLEFDNRNFLNPYIGLAYDMDKINKAYVDSIQVKISSEWNIGARFARWKWLKKDQFLREIIINKYSETELVDELIKMKDELEPLADEIIKLAMV
- a CDS encoding metallophosphoesterase family protein, whose translation is MNNLKLFHASDLHFGAGYFDYILAFQDKFDIFCFSGDFLYKESAQEKEQTTLWLKNFKKPVFVCSGNHDTPASWLNSISTIYSDDTIKTINGVKFGCVPYLCDDLLKFAECDILLTHVPPANTNTSISKNDKDHGDIELARLIKNNLLKAKIILCGHIHEPKSNMDVLNGVKIYNSASSGTKEPFYQEIEL
- a CDS encoding helix-turn-helix transcriptional regulator, whose translation is MKPIITKQENSKFERINLIALKLRERPHTIKELKAMLGVTSKTIQRDLYDTLREYGAVKKGHYWSLNDEDANDGLDGDDRVVLNILDNVAKNMGSNFYSKAHVLLEQISQQLNHPILTNINNEKLSEDDLVNFQTLEDAIREKAEITCTYNSFEFLVKPLKLALFEGFWYLLLLDSKKGNKFKKFHLKSIKDIKQSGDKFELSSELDERVKAMNSAWANLEAPKTARLLLAPEVAKYFERKPHAKQRITGQDSDGSVEIEIEFTHIMEIKPLIYYYLPFIKVLEPKELANKIRDEVGSYFKEIDI
- a CDS encoding SIR2 family NAD-dependent protein deacylase — encoded protein: MQEKIDKIKKIIAEADAVIITAGAGMGVDSGLPDFRGDLGFWKAYPLLRDKNLSFEDMANPQWFFDDPRLAWAFYGHRLNLYKNTEPHEGFRLLLDLVKSKNENYFVYTSNVDGHFAKAGFNKDKIYEVHGSIHHAQCIHNDDGMIWSMCESSVEVDEAKFIATKMPVCPECGCVSRPNIMMFYDHEFNSKRTLAQHKRYEAWLEQNKDSRFVIIELGAGLAVPTIRNFGEKFVKRSKKATLIRINPRDNYISEYIGINLKCGALDGLRQILC
- a CDS encoding DUF262 domain-containing protein; translation: MKANEGNFGFMEQENNIEIPFFQRPYVWSKPQWEQLFEDLFYSFKERRPHFLGSIILKQLSSSMGDGSRRSLIDGQQRLTTFSILVKSIYDMLDEVRMNDYAGYLYAKPRSEKNPKIKHSHINRASFESIIKAKNYLEFYEAKNEDKLISCYKYFSERLKNSNLESSDIVRFLDYILEMKLWVVINLDENEDEQKIFDSINSAGLVLSSMDIIKNAIFDRLIKSSNMSEEKAKEIYDKFWKSIFEGSNERLKFWEEKASRRYRSEILLYAYALIKGFFNIEKHTQDGLSMLYKEYIKDKSQDEVLDIIKEINWYANLFYELPWADKGETFKFSDNEKRLLHIMSISEYNIFIPLVLKLRSLELDKNELDGCYAMLENFIIRHWMCGKVTNSINKVIGRNIKNIKGKVDMQKFIANFEITNDDEIKEALLDIDNKRASLVLFWMELYNCRSEKNDISELQYTYTLEHLMPQTWQENWSNIGKNEETANELIYQIGNMALLKSKLNTAIQNNNWDKKREEIQKHAMLKITQEVIKNRVWNKSKIEERSEKIFNDFLEIWQNPTIN